CCTATACAAGTTATGGAGTTGATACGGAATAGTTTCCTTCAATATGAATTGTTGTACATTCACCACATATAAAACATTGTTGGAACACCATTCACCTTAATGGGCATAGATGATCTCTTCGACATTCGTGCAAACATGTTTGTAAAGAGTTTAGCATCCCTCTTGTTGCTTTCAATTTGGAGTTGTCTCAGTGTCTTCTGAAGTAGCTTCACCTCCCTGGCAAATGTAAGGAACACGATTATTGACAACTTGGCCATTACAAAGAACTTGCAGATTGAATAAGTTCCGTCTTTACCTGTTTTGGGGGTCAGCCTCAAGAGCTTTCTTGATGTCCATTTCAGCTGATATTAGATCTGAAGTTTTCATGTAGGCTTGTGCCCGCCTATATAGAGCTTTCACATTGTGGGACTCGAAATCTAGTACCTAGAGAAAGATCAAGCTTTAGAATGAAGTAAGACGCATGTTTTCCAGCTAATCAACCAGAGCAAAATTTATATGTGATCTTCAGTGCTAGATATAGTACTTAAAAAATGCCAGCCTTTGTCCTTACATTTTGAAACTAATGCATACACCTTCAAGAAGCTAGTGATGACATGAGATACGCCCTCATTGAGAGCTCTTTCACTATTACATATGTCAAACAATAAAAGGCACAAAAGTGAATATATAATAGTGAAACAAAAGTAAATTCCCAATTTCAATGGAAACAGAGGTTGAACATAAAAGAGGTTTACTTTTGCAAGTTCATCCTTTCATGCACTAATGACCAATTTCCAAGACATCATTATTACCATACTAACTGGGGGAATCATCTACCATTTCAATCATACAGATTTGTGTTGGTAGCTTGGCAACTCACCTTGGAACATAACTGGATTGCCCCCCAGAAATCACTTAGTTTGAGGCTACATGCTGCACCATTCAACCAGCAAGAAATCCCCAATGCTTTTATTTGCTTTTGCTCATCATCCTGAAAGAGTCCATCTTCACTGACATAGTCCACAGCCTAATGGTACAAAACAGATAGcagaaattaattatttcaaatatacaatCTAGGCTCTGTATTTTAATCAGACAAAATCAATGCTTTGTGATTACCTTATCATACTTTTTTCCTGCTCGTTGATAGTTCCCATCTTTAAAGAGAATATtcccttcttctttctttttcccagCAGCCTCAATTTTCTCTTGATTATTCAGTTCCCATGGGGCTTTTtcctattaaattcattaagcaGATATAAAACACAGCAGATAATAACATGACCATCTAACCTCAGGAACAGACTGACTGGAAAAGAAGGcgcgggggggggggggggatgAGGAAAGAATCCCAAATAGATCAGGATGGTAGATAAAGATTTAGAGGAGAATTTGGACCCAACGTACCAGAACTAGAGATCAATGCCTAAGGAAATACCTGCTACAAATTAGTAAGGGACTAAAGGAGCTGTCATGTTTAACAAGTCTATAGGGCTACAGTTGTCACCTTaacaaaatccaacatttcaactTCATAGACTAGGTTTGAAGAAGGTGGGACTACAGCAAGATCACGCTCCGCTACAACACTACCAAAACCATACTCAGGACTAACTGTCAACAATGCTTGTTCCCCCTTCTTCATCGTTGCTGCTGCTCGGTCCAAACCCGGAATCACTTGTTCTATTTGTCAAATCGGTAAATAGTTAGATATGGTCTAAAGTTTTTTACTGATCATCTAGCAAACTTGCAATATAAGGGTACACCAACCTTCATCTGTTATAAATTCCAATGGCTGCTCTCCATCAACTCCTTTTCTCTCAAATACAGTACCATCTTCTAACCAAGCAATATAGCTAACTGCAAATAAGGAGTAAAGCGTTTATAGAAGAAGCACTGGTAAAGATATTTAGAGCATAGGAATTGTGCAAGGCCATGGGATCATGATATAATATATTGGTCGAGTCACCTCAATGAAACAATCCGTAATACCAACATTTCCCAAACAAGTTGGAAACAAATTTTTCATGTCCAATTTCATTTATTGCTAAAAGAGCAAGAATAAACATACACCTAAACCTTACAGACCATAATTTTTTAAGCAATTTTACTGTTGAAATATCTTACACCTTTAAGATGCAATCCAGTACTAATCCCATTCCAAACCTAAATGGAAAGTGGAACAGTATCCACTACCTCTGAATCTAGTTTGATTTGGAAGAACACAGATAAGATATCATAATGGGTGAATATACTCACTAGTTACTGCAGCACCTTCATTTGCTACAAGAGCACCTTCTCCCTCTTTCAGAATTTTTTTGAATACCTTAGAATCTCCTGTAACATCGATAACAGGCTTGAAAGAGATCAATTCCAGTTCAACGTTCAAAACTGAATTTGGTGGGATACTTGGGAACCCATCAGTAGCCTCCTTCCCCTTATCTCCAAAAGCATCTGGCATTGAACTCAATACACTGTAAAACTTGCAATATTGATCTCTTGGAATAAAAGTCAATCAAGATTTGAATTGCAGTAATCCAACTATCATATGACAACATACACTTCGGTTGAACAATTAGCTTGACCTTCTCTCCCCTTTTCATTGTTACAATTGCTTTTGTCAATGCTGGAAAAAGATGACCTGCAAAAACAGAAAACATGTTGAGAACTTCTGTTTATAAAAAGTTTAATATCTCTTCCCAACTACCGTAAAAGTTcaacattcaattaaaattaCCATCTTTCACGTAAAACTCATATCCTTCTTCAGGGGTTTTTGCTACAATAGTCCCATCGGCAAGCGCCACTTGATACTTGACTGCATAAAGACGATTTAAAATAAAAGCAATCACTATAAACATCCTATTAATCAATTTAGAAACAAAGCAAATGATGAAAAATTTTGCAGTACTTAAGAGTTCAGAGTACCAAGAACTTCATCTAAATCACTAGGCCGTTCATTCCTCTCTCCCTTCTCCATAATCTTCTTAATGATACCACCATCTTTGCATATGTCCACAACAGTGATCCACGAAAGAAGTTCAACATCAAATTGTACAATTGAATCAGGTGGGACACCATCACGCCCTTCAGCTCCATAACCGAAATCCGGAGGCAATGTGAACAATACACGTTCCCCCTTCTTCATAGTTGTAATCCCATTATCCAAACCCTTAGCCACTTTACCTATCAAACccattaaaacataaattaagcTGAATAAAACAGTTGATCAGGCAGCACCATCAAGATTAAACCTCCAAAAACTCACCTTCACCAAGCTTAAAAGTCATCGGTTCACCATTATCCCTTGTGGAACAAAACTTTATCCCGTTAAGCAAAGTACCCACGAAATGAACTGCATAGTTTCGATCACTGTTTActcaaaaactaaaaataaccCCAATACaaggatatttttttaaaagaaattgaagTCTAGAAATAAATATAATGGAAATTACCGGTGACTTCGTCGCCAAACTCAGGCGTTTCCCAATGGATACCATTGTTGAGGAGTTTTTTCTTGATACCGGAATTACCCAACTCTCTCTCCTCACCAACCTTAAGAGGCGGAGCTGATTCAATTTCCTCCCCAGGTTCCTCGTCGAGGTCATCTTCGCCCTGTACGTCTGAAACGTCGGTTCCTTTCCCTTTCTCTACTTCCATCGAAGTGGGTAGACCACGAAGATTTTGGGCGACGGTAATGTAATGAGTAGATGAGTTATTTGTGAAGTGAAATTAGGAGAATAATGGATAATCAGACAAAATACTGATTACGTGAAGATGGTTGAATTTAAACGATGTGTCGGCAAGTGTTTATGTTTCTGTGAGTGAGTGCatgatttgttatttttgttgAGGTTATAGGGGGTGCTTTATCGATTTGCTTTCAAGTTTCTAGACTTTCTAGACTTACCATTTTACCAGTTGATAAATGCTGTTTCTATCTAGCCCATTTACAGTTTCAAACAGAATAGGCCATTCAATTTGAGAGGCCCAAACTAAACAGTGGTGGAATTTTGGAATTTGCTTATGGCTTAATGTCCAATTTAACCcttaacttttacatattttatcaatttggccctcaatcttttaaaaagaatcaaatttgaccatcaaacttttgaaaatgtaacaccctaacccatattcgtcgccgaaacagggttatggagcattaccagagtttactgtaacagctcgattttaggtctagttggaacagtggtttcagaatcacaaatccgatgagaaaaaaattattttaaaattatgacatgggttgcattatgataggaaggttgcatgaaaatactgatatgaaaattttatcgatttagtgattaattaaggaaaGAACCTATTTGTATAAAATGTAGActttgaattctagaagctagaAGGGTTAACTAGCTATgaaattgtaatatcccgaaaatttctacagtgagaaagtaagataatatccctGATAtggaaaaataaggaaataaagtgattaAAAGGGTAATTgatttatgtcaacattgggaagtatattatgacatattaattcaagaaaggattaaattgtaaaagtgggaAAAGTTTTGtaacccaagagtaaatactcaaaagtttaggggttaaagtgtaaatatgaaaaagttgaaggaccaatagtgtaaatattttaagggtagaataatctagaaactaaggaaaatggatgaattgggaccaaattgaatagatgaagaattatgagggactaaattataattttaccaaattaagtgatgactcaaggatgaaattttaaaagatctaaagggcaaaatggtcaattagaagaaagagaaatctagaaaataatgatgatgttggagatattttagattaaataaataaataaatattagtttattaatattttaattagattttaaatgatattttattattttattattaatttatttagtatatatatatggaagaaaagatgaagaatatCTTTTTCCCCATGCAACtaacgtatgaagagaaaagaaagagagaaactttcttttctttacaatttggtccttttaccaaaaatttaccattttcacttagaaatcaaaagaatttccatatccatcaagagagaaagataacagggagactatggggagctagaatatcaagttagattcaagaaatagaagttggaggagggagaaaaatcaagttaaagattgaaatcaatggcataaggtaagaacatcaagatttttatatacttttgagtttgatattattgaaaaagtagaaaATTAATGTTAAGGAAGAGTttcattatataaggttctatattcGTGTTATGTTATtaaagggaaataagagaaagtgatggaacatattgaagagaaaggaaaggaaagtgttataaatttagttatcaacattttacactaaaacattTTTGAgatagcagcagtagtctgactttgaaaatctaccaaaaatcatataaattgaattagagggtgaaaaaaatattaaattaaatcatattgagtctagtttctcatagaagaaacggtgtaagcaatggaattttaGATTAtaagatataatagattttgtgagataaggtcagaatgatttcgggttcccccgtactgactttggaaaatcataaaaaattggagaaaaataattagaggcttaaatttatatttttaaatccttaataagtatatttaaatagaaataaacagTAACATCATTCTAATTctgtacgatgagataattaatttttagtaaagaagggtcggaactgtcagacagcagaatagggatgactttaaagaataaactgtacttatttgccaaaccaaaaattatgaaaattttatataagaagatatgtgagtctagtttcagagaaaattaacggatcttaatttggagttctgtagctcaagatataaataatttagtgactacaactcaagtggacagctttgaatgaatatataagtaaatggtgaaattatagataatgttacctataagcatgttatatacattaaggatgtggaatggagaggaggaggaggaaaatatatgattattcaactagcatgagttttcattaaaaatgaccaatttacatgttttaggtttagagactaaattgaacaaatgtgaaactttaagggtaaatttgtaaaaaaaaatgtcaaaaagtgaccaacttacatgaaatgaattgttttattatttaaattagtacattgaatgaaatattaatttagattatgattgggtggaaattcgagaaaaatagaaaattttcaaaataaccctgaattttggtatttctgcaatttaccTAGTTAAATCcatatgaactatattttgtataaatttaattgaagtgaatgctatttggtaatgaatattatatacatatatgtgtgttttattattggaattgaattattattggtaatatgtataattattagatgttttgaaataattatcgaaagctcgattggattggaagcttgttggagatatatcacattatccattggttctattggtaattttggatgatttgattctggttataatggcatgtacaagttaaattggttaacattagctcattaatgttttgattttgatgggttataaatatgaatgctagataaaaatgaaatgtctgaaaattaattagcaaactccggtaatgcctcgtaccctatttcggtgtcgaatacgggtagcgggtgttacatttacacatcaaatataatcaaatcgtatcatttactattcatatcaaAAATCTAACCtaatcaatcataatgtcccttatatgggccatCGAGACCCAAATTATACATtggaaataagtcgggactagaTCGGGTACTCAcagaatttttcacgaaatttcaaaatttttccttagGTGCAGGGGGACATGCCcctgtggccaggccgtgtgagcgtgtcccaagccgtgtggGCATCCAATAttaggcacacggtcgtgtcccagtctgtatccatacccgtgtaactctctaacttaggtcacatggccagccacacgcccgtgtgctaggccgtgtggacaatttaagttttgaaaattaggtgcaggggacgcacgaccAAACCACACTCCTGTGCGCATggcgtgtctctgctcgtgtggacgaaaaataggccattttcaggccacttttctcacccaatttgccTTTCACCTACAACATCATCCAAATACATTCACAAGCCAATTCATAACCCTGAAATCAATGTCAATACCAAattttatgcatgatatattATCTCATATATGCAAGTGTTTTAAACTTGCCAAAAACATATTTATACTTATAAGCATACTTTATCAATTATGCTAATTCTAAACCATTCACCAATAGGTTTGTATACTTCTCATCATATCACCCTTTTATCACACACCAAACTTGATAAGGCTTTATATAATTACATTGAAATATGCCTTACACTagaattaacttaccatttattttcattaaaataaacatataattggcatccaagcaatttggctTAAAGCCTAAAACACACAATTTCACTAATCATGTTACTTAAGTAATTCACACAAATACCAagaacatgaatgagctcatcatgtaataactttcatatacgttttccatgtcatatttccacataaCATATACATTTCCATGACAATTCATCTCAATTACAATTTAGCTATAACACCTCTAATCCGAATTCGTCACCGGATctgggttatagagtattaccggagtttacaaattaattatcagacatttcatttcatctagcattcatattagaaaccaatcaaaatcatagatATTTTCCCTTAAacgagccatcgaggcccaaattacgcattagaaacaaataGGGACTAAGTCGAAGActcagaaatttttttttgaaaaatatttaaaattttcaacactgcaggggttacacggctgtgtggctaggccatgtgagcattctgttttgtgcAAATTTAAGATATAGGGAACACACAACCATGTCACTTGGCTATGTGTCAcgcatggttgagacacacgccatTGTCTCTGccggtgtggacaaaaataagccattttacaagccatatttctcacccaattctATGTCAATCTACAATCAACAATATacatatcaacaagccataattagagattcaaaacaagccaaaataagtggctaaactcaacaaattacatataggtcattattaaaataaatacctatacatgcaattataaccaaaatcaaaacattcgaaAGTACCAATAGAACCATTGGATAGAATGATAcaactccgacaagcttccaacccaatcgagttTCTAATAATctaaaagtaaaggaaaacaaatacaaaagcaataaatgcttagtaagctcgtataaattttaatcataatacttcttttcaaatttgaaatttaaacatataaaaaataatccaatattgataccacaatactTATGAAGTTATATTTAATAGCTCACAAAGTGAATAGATCTAcagtatcacttatacatattattcctagcatattaggattttaaataactttagctcttccaaatttctttacTTTCATTTAcgtttctttactttccacattCATTCCGTATGCATAATACACCaatcataagcatatcattccaTCATAactacaagctagtgcatttaaacatagaccttttttgaattaatcacatgataaatcatttcataagaaattacgcAACTTAAACCTTAACCCTCTTTCATAAGCACAAGCATATTTCATctgagcacttaccatttcaaccagTAGTTTTGCACTTGCCTAAgtatcaaacaacaacacttgttagcgtatttgaacatatttcatataattttgacATCAATAACCTTATTATCTCAACAGGTcagacttgaatttattacttgtctcaacttacataattttcatgtttcaacatatcaagatattgttatatatatatattcatttcatgatacatatcatcttttactgtttcttcatatacatatatcgtCCAAGAAAACTCCAAATAACTTA
The genomic region above belongs to Gossypium hirsutum isolate 1008001.06 chromosome D05, Gossypium_hirsutum_v2.1, whole genome shotgun sequence and contains:
- the LOC107905154 gene encoding peptidyl-prolyl cis-trans isomerase FKBP62 isoform X1, which codes for MEVEKGKGTDVSDVQGEDDLDEEPGEEIESAPPLKVGEERELGNSGIKKKLLNNGIHWETPEFGDEVTVHFVGTLLNGIKFCSTRDNGEPMTFKLGEGKVAKGLDNGITTMKKGERVLFTLPPDFGYGAEGRDGVPPDSIVQFDVELLSWITVVDICKDGGIIKKIMEKGERNERPSDLDEVLVKYQVALADGTIVAKTPEEGYEFYVKDGHLFPALTKAIVTMKRGEKVKLIVQPKYAFGDKGKEATDGFPSIPPNSVLNVELELISFKPVIDVTGDSKVFKKILKEGEGALVANEGAAVTISYIAWLEDGTVFERKGVDGEQPLEFITDEEQVIPGLDRAAATMKKGEQALLTVSPEYGFGSVVAERDLAVVPPSSNLVYEVEMLDFVKEKAPWELNNQEKIEAAGKKKEEGNILFKDGNYQRAGKKYDKAVDYVSEDGLFQDDEQKQIKALGISCWLNGAACSLKLSDFWGAIQLCSKVLDFESHNVKALYRRAQAYMKTSDLISAEMDIKKALEADPQNREVKLLQKTLRQLQIESNKRDAKLFTNMFARMSKRSSMPIKKLKVEIAEPEKSEEAAATERECVAEPSTPSEDRMAVDQS
- the LOC107905154 gene encoding peptidyl-prolyl cis-trans isomerase FKBP62 isoform X2 codes for the protein MKRGEKVKLIVQPKYAFGDKGKEATDGFPSIPPNSVLNVELELISFKPVIDVTGDSKVFKKILKEGEGALVANEGAAVTISYIAWLEDGTVFERKGVDGEQPLEFITDEEQVIPGLDRAAATMKKGEQALLTVSPEYGFGSVVAERDLAVVPPSSNLVYEVEMLDFVKEKAPWELNNQEKIEAAGKKKEEGNILFKDGNYQRAGKKYDKAVDYVSEDGLFQDDEQKQIKALGISCWLNGAACSLKLSDFWGAIQLCSKVLDFESHNVKALYRRAQAYMKTSDLISAEMDIKKALEADPQNREVKLLQKTLRQLQIESNKRDAKLFTNMFARMSKRSSMPIKKLKVEIAEPEKSEEAAATERECVAEPSTPSEDRMAVDQS